A single window of Betta splendens chromosome 11, fBetSpl5.4, whole genome shotgun sequence DNA harbors:
- the kcng2 gene encoding potassium voltage-gated channel subfamily G member 2, which produces MYQEVAFLAGSTEQQFTTFHFNRVENPREITSKKGLFYKRAQVLAQPPARQQDGDDGAAIINVGGIKYRIPWSTLAEFPLTRLGKLRGCSNEAEIMDVCDDYDGSRNEYFFDRSPSAFRTIVTFLAAGKLRLLREMCALSFQEELLYWGVEENRLDWCCLRKLRLRQEELKEQQRLEEEEAELACPQSCDDSQQPPGPEAPEEGPSGGCMRRLRDMVENPHSGLPGKIFACLSVLFVAITAVTLCVSTMPDLREEEERGECSQRCYNIFVLETVCVAWFSLEFLLRFIQTQSKCAFLRTPLNVIDVVAILPYYITLIVDSLSVGGKPAGSGNNYLEKVGLVLRVLRALRIFYVMRLARHSLGLQTLGLTVKRCTREFGLLLLFLCVAMALFSPLVFLAESEMGAKQEFTSIPGSYWWAVISMTTVGYGDMVPRSIPGQVVALSSILSGILLMAFPVTSIFHTFSRSYVELKEEQNRALRQKPDSQDSTKSQNSEDSQETDSYHGVADVAASAVQRRKSIKGC; this is translated from the exons ATGTACCAGGAGGTGGCCTTCCTGGCCGGCAGCACGGAGCAGCAGTTCACCACCTTCCACTTCAACCGCGTGGAGAACCCGCGGGAGATCACGTCCAAGAAGGGCCTGTTCTACAAGCGGGCCCAGGTCCTGGCCCAGCCTCCGGCCCGGCAGCAGGACGGAGACGACGGCGCCGCCATCATCAACGTGGGCGGCATCAAGTACCGCATCCCCTGGTCGACGCTGGCGGAGTTCCCCCTCACGCGGCTGGGGAAGCTGCGcggctgcagcaacgaggccGAGATCATGGACGTGTGCGACGACTACGACGGCAGCCGCAACGAGTACTTCTTCGACCGGAGCCCGTCGGCCTTCCGCACCATCGTCACCTTCCTGGCCGCCGGGAAGCTGCGGCTGCTGAGGGAGATGTGCGCGCTGTCcttccaggaggagctgctgtactGGGGCGTGGAGGAGAACCGCCTGGACTGGTGCTGCCTGCGGAAGCTGCGGCTGCGGCAGGAGGAGCtcaaggagcagcagcggctggaggaggaggaggccgagctcGCCTGCCCCCAGTCCTGCGACGACAGCCAGCAGCCGCCCGGGCCCGAGGCCCCGGAGGAGGGCCCCTCGGGGGGCTGCATGAGGCGCCTCAGGGACATGGTGGAGAACCCCCACTCCGGCCTCCCGGGGAAGATCTTCGCCTGTCTGTCAGTGCTGTTTGTAGCCATCACGGCCGTGACGCTGTGTGTCAGCACCATGCCAGAcctcagggaggaggaggaacgg GGCGAGTGCTCCCAGAGGTGCTACAACATCTTCGTGCTGGAGACGGTGTGCGTCGCCTGGTTCTCCCTGGAGTTCCTGCTGCGCTTCATTCAGACTCAGAGCAAGTGCGCGTTCCTGCGCACGCCGCTGAACGTCATCGACGTGGTGGCCATCCTCCCCTACTACATCACCCTCATCGTGGACTCCCTGTCGGTGGGCGGCAAGCCCGCCGGCTCGGGGAACAACTACCTGGAGAAGGTGGGGCTGGTGCTGCGGGTGCTGCGCGCCCTCCGCATCTTCTACGTGATGAGGCTGGCGCGGCACTCGCTGGGGCTGCAGACGCTGGGCCTGACGGTGAAGCGGTGCACGCGGGAGTtcggcctgctgctgctcttcctgtgCGTGGCCATGGCCCTGTTCTCGCCCCTGGTGTTCCTGGCCGAGAGCGAAATGGGAGCCAAGCAGGAGTTCACCAGCATCCCCGGGAGCTACTGGTGGGCCGTCATCTCCATGACGACGGTGGGCTACGGGGACATGGTGCCCCGGAGCATCCCGGGCCAGGTGGTGGCGCTCAGCAGCATCCTCAGCGGCATCCTCCTCATGGCGTTCCCCGTCACCTCCATCTTCCACACGTTCTCCCGCTCCTacgtggagctgaaggaggagcagaaccGGGCGCTGAGGCAGAAGCCGGACTCTCAGGACAGCACCAAGTCCCAGAACAGCGAGGACTCGCAGGAGACGGACAGCTACCACGGCGTGGCGGACGTGGCCGCCTCGGCCGTGCAGCGGAGGAAGTCCATTAAGGGCTGCTGA